Within Vigna unguiculata cultivar IT97K-499-35 chromosome 2, ASM411807v1, whole genome shotgun sequence, the genomic segment gttagagagtcaaaataatacatttaaaatttatatatttaattatttttactgataaaataataattaatacacGTATAATTGTAACAATaaacaaaaatcatatatatatatatatatatattgaatttattattgattcaatcaaaactaaaaattttatctatttcttttttaatgtaTTGTGAGTAAGAAATTCATTTTAAGAGTAATGCATATCTTGATTAACATTGttggaaaacacaaaatttatatatttaattattgttactgatacaataaaaataaatacataatttagtataactaGTATAACATAACTAAAACATAAATCACACACGTTTTCATTGCATTGCTATAGTTTATCATGTTATTAATGTACATAAATTTAACAAGTTCTCATAAGCTTTCATTTGTTATGTGCTGAACAAGGACTATCTTCAATGTGGTTAAGAAATGCACATTTTTTTCATACATTAACTTTTTTCCATGATCTAAAACCTTCTTTAGTAAACACATCTAACATGGGACAACCATCTAACTTtgaactaaataaataatatgtcaAACAATAAGTTTCATCATTAGTTGGGGAATACTCTAGCcaagaagaaatttttttaaaccaattagATTGAGATCTCCTTGAATGTTTttccttcaaaaaaatgataGTTTTCAAGTTGGATTTGATATGGATcccattttaaataagttattataaTTTCATCTATTTGGCTCATTGAATATTTCCATATTTGAAGACCTTCTCCTGGATCATgttccaaataattaatttgaaactTCTCATATATAATTCTTTGAATCTTAAGAAATGACTCATCCAATTGAGAATTGAATCATAAGTATCATGCTTCAGAATATCTGAAGAATTTGAATTTGtcttttttcatcttcacaagtagtttcaattttaaatgttgaattcattattttattcttcatcaagatacctatttaaaaaaaacaaaactaaaaaataattaatcataatgtaataaaaaattgagagacgtaaatactaaaagaaaaattgatgataatcaaactacaattaaaatccatttatagaaaacacacagtacaatatttttattctatattcataaaataaaaaattaatattttttacaagatgctcatgaaataaattaataaactaatatttcaagtaaaaacaataaagaattatttttttcaagaatgaaaaagaacaGATAaaaaatgagagcaaaaataataaataaattatgggaaaacatttattaacattaaatattatattttacaaaataaaatatttaatttaatttattaatttataatatattacctataatataaaaataattcaaaaattggAGAATGGACCCCTAGTTTCCTTTTATCActtataaagaataaatttattactttatttttcatcgatatccatatatatatatatatattaagtttaaaattaaacaataatttattataatctaataaaaaatacatagatgtaattactaaaaagaaaatttatgataatcCAACCATAGTTAGAAACTGGTTACAATAGAACACAtagtgatttttttcttttatattcgtaaagaattaatatataagattgatgagataaaaaaaataatgctaactattcaattaatatttcactaatgagacaatttattttgttcagaaatgaaaaaaaaatataaaaaattaaaacaaaaatagtgaGTCTatgtctaatttaaaaaaaaaagtattttaataaatattaatttttttttatatttaattttatgttttattatttattatcatttgtggtttattaaaaaataaaaagttcctaatttaatttttatttattctcgaTATATAccatacataatttaaaaattttaaaaactttaaaattcccgataaataaaattaaaaatttcaaaaaaatgtaaaagtacATGACTTGTCCACTCCCTTGAGAAATCCgccatattatatatatatatatatatatatatatatatatatatatatatatatataattacaaactaaaaaaaatatttatttatttgtatatttatatacatattatattaatatcattaatattatgCTTCAGgcttagaagaaaataaaataaaagtaaaattaaattaaattaaataaaagaagaaaaaaactagccaagaaaatatctattaaaattatatattaccaattaaaagattaacaatattttaaatttcaataatactttaatattttaaatccaaccttttttttttctaaatcggAAAGAAATAGATTTTAATATGAGATTCATTACATTTTTGTTTCCTCCCTTatttgtgtctcaaccatttaatCTTCTTTCCATTTTCATATAACCCAAATAACAATACTTATCTTCATTCTAGTTTATTTATACCATATACAAAGTTATATAGACATACATATAAATTTGCCCTTCTAAAACGTgtaataaataatgattttaaaatcttaattaaatagaaaaattatgtCATATTACATGGGAAAAAACTTTATATACTAACATAcactaaatattaaatattaccTTAAGTATTAAATATTACCTTAATTGTTCTTATCCATGTTAGATTTAAACATTAATACATCCTacctattttaaattatcataacAGAACAAAAAAACgtaattccttttttttctgttaCATTATAAGAGAAAGGAATAAATTATTGGCATACTCAATTACCATTTTTCCTTTCTAACAGacatgttttttaatttcagaaaattaaatgtgaatttttttgTACATATTAAGTTACTCTGGcgatttattaattaataaaaggaaCACGTTTGAAAATTAATGTCTGAGAAAAATAAGGGATAAGTGTTGAAAAATCTTACAGGCGTCATTTTTGTGTGCCATGAGCTGTGACGGGGTTCTAGAGTGAAGGCGTCGGTCGCACGTGCGGCGTGTCAATGTTGTCACGTGCGGAACAGCCTTGCTCCAATTGGTTCCTCTTTAATTCTCGAGCGTGTATAACATAACATAGCAAGCAGCGTCTATTCACACTCTCACTCACACGCGCACACACACCTTCACTCGCACACTCGCACTCTCGCACTCGCTCTTTGGAATCACAGAAATCTCAGGCTCACAACAACACAACGAAccgagagaaagagagagagagagagggtttTATTTTAAcgtttttgtttgttattccTTTACAGCTCAACCTGCATTTCTCTCTCACTCTCGCGCATCTCAGATCGAAATCCAGGTCATTGCGTGCGACCTCTCACTCTCGTTCTATCTTCAGTTACCTCGATTTTCTGTAAACTGAAAAACGCCACAAATTCGCAATCGCTGTTGTGGCGTGTTAATTAGCTTCGATTCGATGCTTGCACATTCAGTGCTTTTGATTTGAAATGCTGAATTGAGTTTCTCTTCACTCTAGTACTGTAACTGAACTGCTAAGCTTTTCTAGCTGTTTACCTAGTCTGCTTCGCTGCCACTTTCATTTCTTTTGCTGCGTTTCAGTTGAAAACTTTTGAACTCAGGTTGAAGCATTTGCTATGCATCAAAAGTTCAAATATAGAAaacttatttagttttttttttttaattttatttatttattcattcgtTTCTGTGGTTATATATATTCTGGCTGTGAAGTGTTTTTTAGTGTGAGCAATTGATTTTCATAACTGccgaattattttattttcttgtcaGGTTTAATTTCCGTTGATGAGTTTGTTATAAATAACAATTATGATTCCTGTCTTTAGTAATTTCTTTGCggataacatttaattttttttcctgttGCAGGCGGTGTCTACGTTTGTCTGCGGTGTTGATGTTCGTGCCAACTAGATAACTACATGGTGGAGCGAGACATTTTTCTCATATGACTTCTATTAGCTATATTCTTACTGAGCAGTGTTGCTATGGGCATTTGTCTTTTGAAATGGCAATGGCCGTGGCTTCTTTTGATTGTGCTGCTACATGTTGTAATCATTAAGAGCAATGCTATCACTCCCGATGGTAtgatcatatttattttttacacttcTATTTAACTTATTGCTTTTGAGTCTATTGTTAATTAGGATATAATCCTGCTTCTAATATTATCACTTTTATATCATGCATCTCACAATCTGGACACAACCATACATATATTTGGTTTTTAATCACTCTAAATTGCGTTGCGGTATCtacgtagtcgacttcatcgaGTGAGACATAACTTTGTTGTCGTCGTAATTTTACATATATCTGTTATGTCTCTCAGTTTGATCGAAACTAGTGCTATTTTTCACTTTGATtccataataattttattggaccaaaaacacattttacgaAATCTACTATTGATCTTTACCACCTTGCGTGGATTTGTTATCTGATGGtactttattaaaattagaattttactAGTTTCATTTGGCTGATGCATGATCATTTTGATATCATATGCTCTGACATCTGTAGGTGAGGTGCTTCTCAGCTTTAGGACAGCAGTTGTTAATTCTGATGGTATCCTATTACAGTGGAGGCCAGAGGATCCTGACCCATGTAAATGGAAAGGAGTGAAATGTGATCCGAAAACCAAAAGAGTAACACATCTGTGAGTTTTTATAATGATTATGGGATATTTCTTGTCTAGATTTACTCTAAGGAATTTTATTAGAGATGAAAGTGTTTGATTGACCAGTGTAATTTGTCACATCTATTATTTAAATGGTAAATATACAGTATTATGTTGGTTTTGTGTTCATAAATACCGAAAACCAGACTAATACCAAGCTTAACTGGATTTTTTACCACATCTGGAGCATTTATGATCTGATTTAGACTATAGATTTTGTACACACAACCATTTCCTAATTCTTGCAGCTAGTGCTGATTGATGTTTCTCATGAACCATTAGGCTACTTTCAATTTCTTACTTCTTTAGTCTATGATCTTGTCATAGCTCAATGCTAGACTCAAATTCTTACACCTAGTGAGTTAATCACCCCTTCATTTTCTGGGTTTTGCATTGGGGTAGGGTTTAAGTAAATCAGAATAGAATGCACTGTTTTATGTGTAAATTTCCTTGAAAGATTGCATCTCTGTGATATTTTGGTTCCAGAAATTCTTAACTTTAGAAAATAGTTTCATCAATACATGACAGGAGACTTGCTGGCATTTTGTATGAATTCTTTATCTAACTTTGCTTTCCTTGGTAATATTCTAGGAGTCTATCTCACCATAAGTTAAGTGGGTCTATATCACCTGATCTTGGGAAGCTCGAGAGTCTGAGGGTTCTGtacgtatttttaaaattttgattgtaGATATCTTTTCTTTTAAGTTATTTGGCGCTTTTATGTATTCGCTTATATAACGATTATGTATCTGTTGTAGTGCTCTGCATAACAACAATTTCTATGGGACAATTCCATCAGAATTGGGAAATTGCACTGCATTGGAGGGAATGTATGTATTAAGTTCGGTTCATTTGCCTAGTTCTGTtccatccttttttttttcctgtttaCCTCAGAAAATCATCTGCGTTTATCTTACTTGTTGATGTCAAGATAATGCAAATTTATGAAATCATAtcacttattttaaatttagtgaTGCACATACTTATTCAGATTGTTTgttacatatatgtatatatgtctCTGTTTGCAATCTATTATCATTTATgctagttattatatttttcattttaacttcTAGTATGACAGTTGCTGTTATTGTCTTATTCACACACTTCCTTTTCTTAAACTAATTTCTCTAATAGAAGTTATATAACTACTAAACCCAATTGTTCTATTACTACTTGGTCATAACTACTAATTTTGGTTGTGCAGATTTTTACAGGGTAATTACCTTAGTGGAATCATTCCAAGTGAAATAGGAAACCTTTCGCTGCTCATAAATTTGTGAGTTTCTTTTAGTTCTTGCTTCTCTTGGTtgtttgtatttaattatttgggCGTATTGTATTGTGCATTCATTCTGTTTTCGTTCAAAGAATAAATGGCCTAAAAGTTGGGCACTGAAAGAATAAAGGGAAtgaaaaagtaatatttaatatgattatctttttttagttatttagtGAATTTTCTAGTTCGTccttttttaaacaaattcaaattctttagtTTTGGTGTTACAGTCATACAGACATCATATTCAACAATATATCTCTCTATTTTACAGGGACATATCGAGCAATTCCCTCAGTGGGAATATTCCTGCATCACTTGGGAAGTTGTACAATCTCAAAAATTTGTATGTAGGCTTTTCTTTTCCGCTGTGATACTTCTTTCTCAAcccatattttattaatttgttattttacatCAAAATGAATCTTTTACCATTGTGGGGTTGTTTTTGAAGCAATGTATCAACCAATTTTCTGGTCGGACCTATACCTTCTGATGGTGTCCTTGGAAACTTTACTGGAAGCTCGTAAGTATGGCCTTTCCTGTTTATAGATGTTCCATCAGCCAAGTgctgatttttttattttattaaagttgagttttaattaaatgtattaataataatttatttaacttattaGATTTCAGAGAGAATTTAATagcaatattttattttcagacAGAATCtagttttatgataattttatttttatgttgttaTGCCAGTTGGTATTTTAATAGATATATTAAGTCTTGACATTAATGttgtaaataattatgtttttaatgtttactTTGCCTTTTGTGATCAATGATACTAGACACTGCGATATAGCAGTCAATTTCAAAGGAATTAAATCCATTTTACAATATTGAAACAAGCATATTATGCCTTCTTGCAGCTTTGTTGGAAATCGTGGTCTGTGCGGAGTGAAAATCAATTCTACATGTAAAGATGACGGTTCACCGGGGACCAATACTCAATCTGCTTCCTCAGGTAAAGCTGTGTGTTTTTTAAATCTAGTAGTTATCCTTTATTTGATCTCATATCAAGTTTTCCTTCTTTTGTTTAATGAtgcattgtttttttatataatcttTTTCAAGTAGATACACGGTGGTTAAAATAGAGAAAGGCATCCGGGGGGTTATTTGTGACCCCAAAGCCTACCAAGCTCAAATGGAGGTTTTATTGTACTGTTATATGACCAACTATATTCTATGGTAGTAAATGGCAAGCTTTAAAGGGGTAACAAAAGAAATGGGAATGATAGTGTTAGAGATATGATTTGATTGCATACTTATTAGGCAACAAACCAAGTTTCAATATTGAGTCTGCTTTTGCAAACTCAGTCTgcaaattgaattttattcaaatttaagttTACAAACTTTAATCAAAACAggctaaaaaatattaattgcatACTAGGGGATACTCATGTGAGTCACGTGACACATATTAAGTAAAATATGAAAGCTAGCTGGTAAGGGAGGGAACAAAGCATTTAAGTACTCCACTGAGTATGCTATAGTATTTGATGCGGGTCTTACGCACTATATAATTCTCAGGTCCTATTATGTCTCAATTTTTATGTTGTCATCGCCTGAAATGGATTTACCAACTCAATTTTGTCTTCATGACAATGGTTTTGACTCTGTTGTATGTAATACAGACAATTTAATTACATTGTCAAAATaccatttttattgttattacttTACACTTATAGACCAAAATCAAATGGGAAAGAAGAAATATTCTGGCCGGCTGCTCATCAGTGCATCAGCAACTGTGGGAGCTCTACTTTTGGTGGCACTTATGTGCTTCTGGGGTTGTTTCCTTTACAAgaagtttggtaaaaatgacaGAATAAGCCTGGCAATGGATGTTGGCGCAGGTTTACTCCTTATCTCTCTTTAGCTTGCACATAGGCCCCATTTgagttttctatttttgtttttctacttTATATGCTTTGAAAAATccgtaaaaattaaaatgtccAAATGTCTTGTAGGTGCATCAATTGTGATGTTTCATGGAGACCTGCCATATTCTTCAAAAGACATCATTAAGAAACTAGAGACTTTGAATGAAGAACACATAATAGGGATTGGGGGATTTGGAACTGTTTACAAGCTTGCAATGGACGATGGGAATGTCTTTGCTTTGAAAAGGATTGTAAAGTTGAATGAGGGGTTTGATCGTTTTTTTGAGAGGGAGCTTGAAATTCTTGGTAGCATCAAACATCGTTATCTAGTGAACTTACGAGGATATTGCAATTCCCCAACATCGAAGTTGTTAATATATGATTACCTACCAGGTGGTAGTCTTGATGAAGCTCTTCATGGTAAGATCTCTAGTTGAATGCCTGTATTTTTGGGTAGAAGTATGGAACTTTAAGGTGGGCATCTGGTAATTACAGAGTAAATGGTTCATGTGGTAGTTATCATTTAGTTATCCTGATAAACCAACTGATCACTTAAGAACGCTTAGTAACTCTCTGAAAATAGGTCAAAACATAAATATCTATGTAATTTGTTATGAGTATTCATTATTAAGCAAATATGGCAACCATTGTTTCACCAAAGCAGCTCATGTGAATCTTCAATGCTTTTTGGATATGAAATACCTACTCAACTGATGATTATTTTATATGGAACGTTTTTGATGAATCAGGATTTGGTTATTATAGCTTATATTTGCTTGGGATATCATGCTTTGGTTGTTTGGTTGTTAAATAAGGCCCTTTCATTTATGCTGCACTAGTTGGTACAAATTCAATTAACATGGAAGCTAGTACAGCAGGCATTGTTGCTCAACCTAGATGACATTCCTTCTAGTTCCAGGAGCacaatatcatattaaatagTGGATATAAGTAGACATCAATAATCtgaaaatatttgtgaatttaTGTTCTGTATAATAGAGTTTACTCCAAATGGGAAATGCTTTATAACTAGTTTTCCTGGAAAAAGGGTTCATTTACAGGAAGCACGATCTGTCCTAAAAAGgaagtttcattttatttaatagttacTCCTTTGGACTGAAAAATGTAAGTAAAAGGTTTGGTGGACTTAAATATAAGCAATTTTAAAGTAGTTCAACCCTACTTAATgtcattattcaaaaaatactCAAGTTAATTCAAATGTGAGCATCatcttcaaaataaatttgattatggGTAGTTTAGAGCATGTAGTTCTTTTACTATAAGATATCAAGAAAATCAAATGAACTTAAGTAATTTCTTTAGTTAGTGTGAAATTATGTATGTTTACATATATTTGAGCCTAAAAGGAGTATTTCTTAAAGGTATTAAATATTGCTCAATGTTGCTTTCCTTGGTGGCCACTACAGTGCATTACTCTTTTTAGTTTGTTCGATTGGATATATTTCTAAAGTTTTGTTCAATTCTGAAGTGTCATACAGATACTAATATGTTTGAAGTGAATGTTATGTTGTGTatcaatatcaattataatCATTTCAGAAAACTTACATTTTGTGAACTTACATTTTCACTTGATCTTATCTTTGATTAAATCATTTTGGTGCGATAATGGTGtttttgatgcatcacacagaAAGGGCTGAGCAACTAGACTGGGATTCACGCTTAAATATAATCATGGGAGCTGCAAAAGGGCTTGCTTACTTGCACCATGATTGCTCCCCTAGGATTATACACCGAGACATAAAATCTAGTAACATTTTGCTTGATGGAAACTTGGAAGCTCGAGTATCTGATTTTGGACTTGCCAAACTGCTGGAAGATGAAGAATCGCACATCACCACTATTGTTGCTGGAACATTTGGTTATCTTGCTCCAGGTAAGCATTGTAGAAGTTCTGATCACCGCCGGGGGCATGGTTGGTGGTATTTAGCATTTAAACATTAATGaagttgttttgttgttgagtGTATGTGTATAACTAGTCATTAGGTGGTCTTAAACTGCATGGACGTTTACTCCATTATCTCTTTTGTCATTTATAGCATTTGTACGAAGAGAAGTTGCCAGTtcatatgatataataattccCATGACTATCTTTCTGTAGTATGTGCATGCGAAACTCTGTATGATGGGTTTTACGAGTAAACGCATTAGTGTTCAAATCTTTCTTCTGTCATTAGAGTGAGTATGATGTCAAACAATCAAATTCTGTTCCTACTctgtttagaaaataatttgaatgaaGTAGTGCATAGGGTTGAATCCACATAAGCTCCATAGTACTTGTAGGGGGAAAAATAACAAGGACTTTCTCTATAGGCTATAGTGCAAGTTAAAAGTACAACTTAGAAAAATTACATAAGAAAACTTCTagaaattagttttttcatAAACTATTTTTATCTATGGagaagttattttcaatttttctttcatttttcactCCTTTTAACTTCATGGTTGTCTAACCAAGCATCTGTTATTTCATGGCAGAGTATATGCAAAGTGGCAGAGCAACTGAGAAGTCTGATGTGTATAGTTTTGGTGTGTTGACACTTGAAGTGCTGAGTGGAAAGCGGCCAACAGATGCAGCATTCATTGAAAAGGGTCTCAATATTGTTGGTTGGGTATGTCATTTACCTAAATATTAGATTTTAGTACAAGTTTTgatctccattttttttttgaataactaaatatttaaaatttttttatataaacaccCATTAAGGTATCTTTTGTTAACTTTGATAGAATAACACCTTATGTTCTCCAATGGATTTCCTTATGGCTGCCAATATAATCAGCATAGTGTGGGTTGAGtgattaattgaaatttattgtcATCTTGTTAGGCTTGGCCTCTCTTAAAAGGTATCCCACACTTAGAGAGTAAAGTGTGGAGTGATAATAATTCACTGGAAAATCAATAACAGAGGGTTTTAACAATCTCATAATTTGTTCAGCATGTGCATAAATTTTACCACTATATCAACGCATGGTTTTCTAATAAATTGTCATCACTCCGCACAATACCCTTTAAAGTGCAGTGCACTTCAGTGGTCAGTGGAGCCAAATTCTATATTTTAGTGTATACACCTGCTGTGTAGTTTTATGGTGATTATTAAGCAAGCTAATCATGTTGCTATTCCAATGTAATGGATCACCACTCCAACTCAACATATTTGCTATGTTTGCAGTTGAATTTTCTAATTACAGAAAATAGACCGAGGGAAATTGTTGACCCACTATGTGATGGGGTGCAAATGGAGAGCCTTGATGCCTTGCTATCTGTGGCTATTCAGTGTGTCTCCTCAAGTCCAGAAGATCGACCCACTATGCATCGAGTAGTGCAATTGTTTGAATCAGAGGTCGTAACTCCCTGCCCCAGTGACTTCTATGATTCCAGCTCCGATTAGAAAGCTTGCaaagacaaactaaaaataTGCTATTGTGTTTGCATCCATGTCACTGCAAATTACTTGAAAGTCAGAAGCTATGAAAGAGGCTCGGAGTC encodes:
- the LOC114173278 gene encoding LRR receptor-like serine/threonine-protein kinase FEI 1, yielding MGICLLKWQWPWLLLIVLLHVVIIKSNAITPDGEVLLSFRTAVVNSDGILLQWRPEDPDPCKWKGVKCDPKTKRVTHLSLSHHKLSGSISPDLGKLESLRVLALHNNNFYGTIPSELGNCTALEGIFLQGNYLSGIIPSEIGNLSLLINLDISSNSLSGNIPASLGKLYNLKNFNVSTNFLVGPIPSDGVLGNFTGSSFVGNRGLCGVKINSTCKDDGSPGTNTQSASSDQNQMGKKKYSGRLLISASATVGALLLVALMCFWGCFLYKKFGKNDRISLAMDVGAGASIVMFHGDLPYSSKDIIKKLETLNEEHIIGIGGFGTVYKLAMDDGNVFALKRIVKLNEGFDRFFERELEILGSIKHRYLVNLRGYCNSPTSKLLIYDYLPGGSLDEALHERAEQLDWDSRLNIIMGAAKGLAYLHHDCSPRIIHRDIKSSNILLDGNLEARVSDFGLAKLLEDEESHITTIVAGTFGYLAPEYMQSGRATEKSDVYSFGVLTLEVLSGKRPTDAAFIEKGLNIVGWLNFLITENRPREIVDPLCDGVQMESLDALLSVAIQCVSSSPEDRPTMHRVVQLFESEVVTPCPSDFYDSSSD